From the Candidatus Omnitrophota bacterium genome, the window CGCACATCCGACGTTACCAACGCTTGAATATTCCTCGCCAATCCGTCATCGCAGGTAACAATGGCCCCTCCGCCTAACGCATTTAACGATGAGCCTGTTGAAAAGGTAAAATAAGCCGCGTCTCCCCGGGAACCGGACTGTTTATTGCCTGATAACGCCCCGGCGCTATGAGTGCAATCCTCAATAACCTTCAAGCCGTTCTTATGGGCGACGCGCAACACCTCCTCGATATTGCACGGCAACCCGAACATATGGCTGGCGACGACCGCCTTTGACCGCGGGGTGATCGCCGCCTCGATAAGATCAGGGTCAATATTAAATGAACCGGCTTCGACATCTATGAACCTTGGGCTGCATATCTTTTGCGCATTAAGCCGGCATACAAACCCGGAACAATAAGCGGGCAGAATGATCTCGTCGCCCGCTTTCAATCCCATTCCGGCGAGCAAGATACGCATCCCGACGGTATCGGACGGGACGAGCATAGCGTGCTTTACCCCCAGAAACTCCGCAAGCGCGGCCGCGAACGATTTCAGGTATGCCCCTTTGCCTACTTCTTCGGCAAGGACCGTCCGGGCGATATCGCCGATCAAACCCGGATAAACCCGCATTTCGGATTTACGTATCATAACCGGGCAAAAAAACTAAAAATGGGACAATAACTCATCGGCACCCGCCTGTATAAGGAATTTAAGATTATCGAAGCTGTTTATCCGGGACGCTAATTTTCGCAGCATCCCCGGGCGCAAATAGAATTTCGCGTATTCATTCCTGACATATTTTTTGAACCGGTCTCCGGGATCAATGGTCATCTTGCCGTCCGGACGGTCCCGGTATAATTCGTTGCCCGGGAATACGCATATTTCGTTAAAATTGACGAAATCAACGCCGAGACGGCGGGCGAACCCGGAAAATCCGCTCATATTCTCCGGGGTTTCCCCGGGAAGCCCGTAGATGAATAGCCCGACCACTTCCAATCCCGCGCCCTTGGCCAGCCGGGCGGCGCGCATAGATTGTTCAAGCGTAATGTTCTTCCCGCTCAAATCCAATGACTTCTGCGAACACGTCTCAAAACCGAACGATATCTGGTAACACCCCGCCCTGCGCA encodes:
- a CDS encoding DegT/DnrJ/EryC1/StrS family aminotransferase encodes the protein MIRKSEMRVYPGLIGDIARTVLAEEVGKGAYLKSFAAALAEFLGVKHAMLVPSDTVGMRILLAGMGLKAGDEIILPAYCSGFVCRLNAQKICSPRFIDVEAGSFNIDPDLIEAAITPRSKAVVASHMFGLPCNIEEVLRVAHKNGLKVIEDCTHSAGALSGNKQSGSRGDAAYFTFSTGSSLNALGGGAIVTCDDGLARNIQALVTSDVRSSPKFPSSLRFLKKAGIVLTRRLLLDRALSGFGIPVSEGIERECARFTNLQALIGMKQLASLDKYNSRVEEAALRYNSRLKDLVSFQHCGFAVRRVYQRYVINCPGAKPDLDKIKMRARGKGLDIGIRSEIASTAGLSGLASGTLPVSARLYASNIQLPLFEGMGASVCDSVFSVLTGAQ